One genomic region from Salvia hispanica cultivar TCC Black 2014 chromosome 2, UniMelb_Shisp_WGS_1.0, whole genome shotgun sequence encodes:
- the LOC125203762 gene encoding protein YIPF1 homolog: protein MMSGNYTSIDNQNVGGSVPAVADSPAHVAVKFADSSLQTFPPSGAQGKISGAAQPPRDADDSFGKPAAGSDEPQQSGWFRSFTIAAYKPYFDVDTADVLERIKDSLFPFNGSFSEKTANNPDLYGPFWICTTLIFVAASIGTFVTYIAHKVQKKEWDYDINLMTWSAGLFYGYVSIVPLALYLILKYFSAPSGFVHLLCLYGYSLFVFIPAMCLSVIPQEIVRWVVAGVAGFMSASFVALNLRNHIKSAGERWFLIVAGIFLLQLALALVLKLYLFTISV from the exons ATGATGTCCGGCAATTACACTTCCATAGACAATCAAAATGTTGGCGGATCTGTTCCG GCAGTCGCCGATTCGCCGGCGCATGTTGCCGTCAAATTTGCtg ATTCCAGTCTTCAGACATTTCCGCCTTCCGGAGCTCAGGGGAAAATATCCGGTGCCGCACAACCTCCTCGTGATGCCGATg ATTCATTTGGAAAACCAGCGGCTGGTTCTGACGAACCTCAGCAAAGCGGTTGGTTTCGGTCGTTCACAATTGCTGCGTACAAGCCCTATTTTGATGTTGATACAGCTGATGTTTTGGAAAGGATAAAAGATTCGCTGTTTCCTTTCAATGGAAGCTTCTCTGAAAAGACTGCTAATAACCCAGATTT GTACGGGCCTTTCTGGATCTGCACTACCTTGATATTTGTGGCAGCTTCCATTGGAACATTTGTTACTTATATAGCACACAAAGTGCAGAAAAAAGAATGGGACTACGATATTAATCTGATGACCTGGTCTGCTGGTCTATTTTACGGCTATGTCTCTATAGTGCCTCTTGCCTTGTATTTAATCCTGAAATACTTCTCCGCTCCATCCGGCTTCGTCCATCTCCTCTGTCTGTATGGCTACTCACTGTTTGTCTTCATTCCTGCTATG tgtTTATCTGTTATACCTCAGGAAATCGTGAGATGGGTAGTCGCTGGTGTAGCTGGCTTCATGTCCGCTTCATTCGTTGCCCTCAACCTGAGAAACCACATAAAGTCTGCCGGTGAGAGATGGTTCCTCATTGTTGCTGGTATCTTCTTGTTGCAGCTGGCTCTTGCTTTGGTGCTTAAACTCTATCTGTTCACCATCTCAGTATAA
- the LOC125204631 gene encoding SNF1-related protein kinase regulatory subunit gamma-like PV42a — protein sequence MNLEKQKMQGEGRRMLGETKVSDLITNKKRLVEVPYTASLADTINALMANRILAAPVAAPPGHWIGAGGSMIMESDKQTGVARKHYIGMVTMLDVLAHIAGNGPEDLHRRMQVPVSSIIGHCIESLTLWTINTNTHITDCMEVFCKGIHRALVPVDSQMENIAGVELMESASSYHMLTQMDLLRFLKNHEHDLQPLLQRPIAQLGAIVDAVVGVSKKTKVMDAIISMNKAALNAVPILESTGAVNVDHTKLIDGKGRKPVGTFSATDLRGCPISVLQSCLHVSVMEFINKLSEIPQHESSGLRNSTDELITCRPESKLGEVVDKVVSNHVHRAWVVDESGMLTGVVSLTDIIKVIRVWLLSDRT from the exons ATGAATCTGGAAAAGCAAAAAATGCAAGGCGAAGGGAGACGCATGCTTGGGGAGACGAAAGTGAGCGATCTGATCACGAACAAGAAAAGGCTGGTGGAGGTGCCCTACACCGCTTCCCTAGCCGACACAATCAACGCCCTCATGGCCAACCGGATCCTGGCCGCCCCGGTAGCCGCCCCGCCGGGTCACTGGATCGGGGCGGGCGGGTCCATGATCATGGAGTCCGATAAGCAGACCGGGGTGGCTAGGAAGCATTATATCGGGATGGTCACCATGCTCGATGTGCTCGCTCACATCGCCGGAAACGGCCCCGAGGATCTCCACCGTCGGATGCAAGTTCCCGTTTCCTCGATTATCGGCCATTGCATCGAGAGCCTCACATTGTGGACGATCAATACTAATACTCA CATAACAGACTGCATGGAAGTGTTCTGTAAAGGGATACATCGAGCTTTAGTTCCTGTTGACAGCCAAATGGAAAACATAGCTGGTGTGGAGCTCATGGAATCTGCATCTAGCTATCATATGCTTACCCAGATGGATCTCCTCAGATTCTTGAAGAACCACGAACACGATCTCCAACCTCTCCTTCAACGCCCCATCGCCCAACTTGGAGCCATCGTTGATGCTGTTGTTGGTGTCTCCAAGAAAACCAAAGTGATGGATGCTATAATTTCCATGAACAAAGCTGCTCTTAACGCTGTACCCATTCTTGAATCTACTGGCGCCGTTAATGTGGATCACACAAAGCTTATAGAT GGTAAAGGCAGGAAGCCTGTGGGAACATTTTCGGCCACGGATCTGCGAGGATGCCCGATATCAGTGCTGCAATCGTGCTTGCATGTGAGCGTGATGGAGTTCATCAACAAACTATCAGAGATCCCACAGCACGAGTCCTCTGGCCTGAGGAACTCCACAGACGAGCTCATAACCTGCCGGCCCGAGTCCAAGCTCGGGGAGGTGGTGGACAAGGTTGTGAGCAACCACGTGCATCGAGCTTGGGTTGTCGATGAATCAGGTATGCTCACTGGAGTCGTCTCCCTCACCGATATCATCAAAGTGATTCGAGTTTGGTTGCTATCGGACCGCACTTGA
- the LOC125208152 gene encoding phosphatidylcholine:diacylglycerol cholinephosphotransferase 1-like — MNGISTTTRVRSPPSAKSKPATDHFSLSAPDPDMLKKKSFPARSLSDAHFLKWTAADALGLLRHHPLPCAFAVSLLFFMALEYTLRMIPPMAPPFDLGFAATATLHRLLSARPALNTLLAALNTVFVGMQTTYIIWTWVIEGRPRATISALFMFTCRGILGYATQLPLPQGFLGSGADFPVGNVSFFLFYSGHVAASVIASQDMKRMQRWELAYAFDILNVLQAIRLLTTRGHYTIDLAVGVGAGMLFDSLAGKYEDSKITRAAALCSGNGNGGLYKSHE, encoded by the exons ATGAACGGAATCAGCACCACCACCCGCGTGCGTTCGCCCCCCAGCGCCAAATCCAAACCCGCAACAGACCACTTCTCCCTCTCCGCCCCGGATCCAGACATGCTCAAGAAGAAATCATTCCCCGCCAGGAGCCTCTCCGACGCCCATTTCCTGAAATGGACGGCGGCGGACGCGCTGGGGCTGCTGCGCCACCACCCCTTGCCCTGCGCCTTCGCCGTCTCCCTCCTCTTCTTCATGGCCCTCGAATACACCCTCCGCATGATCCCTCCCATGGCCCCGCCCTTCGATCTCGGCTtcgccgccaccgccacccTCCACCGCCTCCTCTCCGCCCGCCCCGCCCTTAACACGCTTCTCGCTGCCCTCAACACG gtttttgttggGATGCAGACAACATATATTATATGGACATGGGTGATTGAGGGAAGGCCAAGAGCCACCATTTCAGCACTCTTCATGTTCACATGTAGAGGAATTCTTGGATACGCCACACAGCTTCCTTTGCCTCAG GGATTCCTGGGTTCAGGCGCAGATTTTCCGGTGGGGAATGTGTCGTTTTTTCTGTTCTATTCGGGGCACGTTGCAGCCTCGGTGATCGCATCACAAGACATGAAACGAATGCAGAGATGGGAACTAGCTTACGCATTCGACATCCTCAACGTGTTGCAAGCGATCAGGCTGCTGACCACGAGAGGTCACTACACGATCGACCTGGCCGTGGGGGTCGGGGCGGGAATGCTGTTCGACTCCCTGGCCGGGAAGTATGAAGACAGCAAGATCACCAGAGCAGCTGCATTGTGTAGTGGCAATGGGAATGGTGGTTTGTACAAGTCTCACGAGTAG
- the LOC125205439 gene encoding protein POST-ILLUMINATION CHLOROPHYLL FLUORESCENCE INCREASE, chloroplastic — protein sequence MAAATATTSASLFNSSKQIASTSGGVPSRSHAVRFFGAPVRISDPIKRKSSKISGKVTAAALVAAPPAEEIKEYVLPSWAEFDLGRSPVYWKTMNGLPPTAGERLKLFYNPAAANLVPNEAYGVAFNGGFNQPIMCGGEPRAMLKKVRGKADPPYYTIQICIPKHASSLIFSFTNGVEWDGPYRLQFQVPKAWRNKPTEFFTEGLAEELSREGACEEAIFPDTNVVVTSCAMVGNLSVEGGDRCNLDLVPGCMDPGSPMFDPLANVDDGSCPPYSDSEDS from the exons ATGGCTGCAGCAACTGCTACTACAAGTGCATCACTTTTCAATTCTTCTAAGCAAATTGCATCCACTTCTGGTGGTGTTCCTTCAAGATCACATG CTGTTAGATTCTTCGGTGCTCCTGTGCGAATCAGTGATCCGATCAAGAGAAAGTCGAGCAAGATCAGTGGGAAAGTCACTGCTGCAGCTTTGGTTGCAGCACCTCCCGCTGAGGAAATTAAAGA ATATGTGCTTCCTTCGTGGGCTGAATTCGATCTTGGAAGATCTCCCGTGTACTGGAAAACTATGAACGGCTTGCCTCCTACTGCA GGGGAGAGGCTGAAGCTTTTCTACAATCCAGCTGCAGCAAATCTTGTTCCTAATGAAGCCTATGGAGTTGCTTTCAATG GAGGGTTCAACCAGCCTATTATGTGTGGTGGGGAGCCAAGGGCAATGCTGAAGAAAGTTAGGGGAAAAGCCGACCCACCTTACTACACGATCCAAATATGCATCCCAAAGCACG CATCGAGTTTGATATTCTCGTTCACAAATGGAGTGGAGTGGGACGGCCCCTACAGGCTGCAGTTCCAAGTGCCCAAGGCGTGGAGGAACAAACCAACGGAGTTCTTCACTGAGGGCCTTGCTGAGGAGTTGAGTAGAGAAGGTGCATGTGAAGAGGCTATATTTCCAGATACTAATGTGGTGGTGACAAGCTGTGCCATGGTTGGAAACTTATCAGTCGAAGGC GGGGATAGGTGCAATCTTGATTTGGTGCCTGGGTGTATGGATCCAGGGTCACCTATGTTTGATCCACTGGCTAATGTGGATGATGGTTCTTGCCCTCCTTACTCTGATTCTGAGGATTCATAG
- the LOC125205438 gene encoding palmitoyl-monogalactosyldiacylglycerol delta-7 desaturase, chloroplastic-like has product MALLAPPPSNLKPFQFPSLHRFNPLKITLKHQNSIHFASNARFPQNSLKDSIFFRRKDAKITRVSPIVRAASIPLSGDEKDSNFGRILFSDVVVKRKRNVFWSRKWNSLDIGIVSVVAAMHLLCVLAPSTFNWGALGVAVALYVITGLLGITLSFHRNLSHRSFKLPKWLEYFFAYCGSLALQGNPIEWVSTHRFHHQFCDSERDPHSPIEGFWFSHISWFFDSENITQRCGEPTNVGDLEKQPFYKFLQNTYILHQVALGALLYAMGGLPFIVWGIGVRTVWVYHITWLVNSACHVWGKQAWNTGDLSRNNWWVAVLAFGEGWHNNHHAFEYSARHGLEWWQIDMTWYAIRALEALGLATDVKLPTPAQKQKMKALN; this is encoded by the exons ATGGCTCTCTTGGCGCCACCACCGTCCAATCTGAAGCCCTTCCAATTCCCATCTCTTCACAGATTCAACCCCTTGAAAATCACACTCAAACATCAGAATTCGATACATTTTGCATCAAACGCAAGATTCCCACAAAATTCCCTCAAAGATAGCATCTTTTTCAGAAGAAAAGATGCGAAGATCACAAGGGTTAGTCCAATTGTGCGTGCAGCGTCGATCCCACTATCTGGAGATGAAAAAGATTCAAACTTTGGCAGAATTCTGTTTTCGGATGTGGTGgtgaagaggaagaggaatgTGTTTTGGAGCAGAAAGTGGAATTCTTTGGATATTGGGATTGTTAGTGTGGTGGCGGCTATGCATTTGTTATGTGTTTTAGCTCCTTCCACATTCAACTGGGGTGCCTTGGGTGTTGCTGTTGCATTGTATGTGATTACTGGGCTTCTTGGAATCACTCTCTCTTTCCATAGGAATCTTTCACACAGAAGCTTCAAGCTTCCCAAATGGCTTGAGTATTTCTTTGCTTACTGTGGCTCTCTTGCCCTTCAG GGGAATCCAATTGAGTGGGTGAGCACACACAGATTCCACCATCAGTTCTGTGACTCTGAGAGAGATCCACACAGCCCCATTGAGGGATTTTGGTTTAGTCATATCAGTTGGTTCTTTGATTCTGAAAATATTACTCAAAGG TGTGGGGAGCCAACCAATGTTGGAGATTTAGAGAAACAGCCCTTCTATAAGTTTCTTCAAAACACTTATATTCTTCATCAAGTAGCACTTGGAGCTCTTCTCTATGCAATGGGTGGACTTCCCTTCATTGTTTGGGGAATA GGTGTGAGGACAGTGTGGGTTTACCATATCACTTGGCTAGTGAATTCGGCTTGCCATGTTTGGGGCAAACAAGCATGGAACACCGGTGACCTATCACGGAACAACTG gTGGGTGGCAGTGCTTGCATTTGGAGAGGGGTGGCACAACAATCACCATGCATTTGAGTATTCAGCTAGACATGGGCTAGAGTGGTGGCAAATTGATATGACTTGGTATGCAATTAGGGCTCTTGAAGCACTTGGATTGGCCACTGATGTCAAGTTGCCTACACCAGcacaaaagcaaaaaatgaAGGCATTAAATTAG
- the LOC125208135 gene encoding palmitoyl-monogalactosyldiacylglycerol delta-7 desaturase, chloroplastic-like encodes MSTAKARSLKDGLIFPPNDDAKIKRVWPKDEKDSTFGRVKLPNVGVKEKRNVFWGRKWNSFDILVASGLAVLHLLCVLAPSTFKWDAFGVALALYFITGLLGITLSFHRNLSHRSFKLPKWLEYFFAYCGTLALQGHPIKWVSLHRYHHQFVDSEIDPHSPIWGFWFSHMSWLFDTENIAQKCRKRSNVKDLEKQAFYKFLEKTYLLHHVALGALLYAMGGFPYIVWGIGVRIVWLYHITWLVNSACHIWGKQAWNTGDLSRNNWWVALLAFGEGWHNNHHAFESSARHGLEWWQIDTTWYAIRVLEAIGLATHIKLCTPAQQQKMALFS; translated from the exons atgtcTACAGCAAAGGCAAGATCCCTTAAAGATGGCTTAATCTTTCCCCCAAATGATGATGCCAAGATCAAAAGGGTGTGGccaaaagatgaaaaagatTCAACCTTTGGCAGAGTTAAGCTGCCTAATGTGGGGGTGAAGGAGAAGAGGAATGTGTTTTGGGGAAGAAAGTGGAAttcttttgatattttggttGCTTCTGGGCTTGCAGTGTTGCATTTGCTGTGTGTTTTAGCTCCTTCCACTTTTAAATGGGATGCCTTTGGTGTTGCTCTTGCATTGTATTTCATCACTGGGCTTCTTGGAATCACTCTCTCTTTCCACAGAAATCTTTCACACAGAAGCTTCAAGCTTCCCAAATGGCTTGAGTATTTTTTTGCTTACTGTGGCACTCTTGCCCTTCAg GGACATCCAATTAAGTGGGTGAGCCTTCATAGATACCACCATCAGTTTGTTGACTCAGAAATAGATCCACATAGTCCGATTTGGGGATTTTGGTTTAGTCACATGAGTTGGCTCTTTGACACTGAAAATATTGCTCAAAAA TGTAGAAAGAGAAGCAATGTTAAAGATTTAGAGAAGCAGGCGTTCTATAAGTTCCTTGAAAAGACTTATTTACTTCATCATGTAGCACTTGGAGCTCTACTCTATGCAATGGGTGGATTTCCCTACATTGTTTGGGGAATA GGTGTGAGGATTGTGTGGCTTTATCATATCACTTGGCTGGTGAATTCAGCTTGCCATATTTGGGGCAAACAGGCATGGAATACCGGCGACCTTTCACGAAATAATTG GTGGGTGGCATTGCTTGCATTTGGAGAGGGGTGGCATAACAACCACCATGCCTTTGAGTCTTCAGCTAGACATGGGCTAGAGTGGTGGCAAATTGATACAACTTGGTATGCAATTAGGGTTCTTGAAGCAATTGGATTGGCCACTCATATCAAGTTATGTACACCAGCACAACAGCAGAAGATGGCCTTATTTAGCTAA